A window of the Zeugodacus cucurbitae isolate PBARC_wt_2022May chromosome 4, idZeuCucr1.2, whole genome shotgun sequence genome harbors these coding sequences:
- the LOC105220855 gene encoding uncharacterized protein LOC105220855: MHCDNTKTSSEIEHVDWSTGTGSGHHYANVRFGSGSSQASQSSGDICRICHCESDPQNPLLTPCYCAGSLKYVHQACLQQWLTASETNACELCKFPFIMHTKIKPFNEWRSLDISGIERRRLCCSVLFHCAAALCVIWSLCVLIERAADDVKRGLIDWPFWTKLAVVTVGLTGGVVFMYIQCKAYLHLCHRWKARNRILLIQNAPEKVHAMSPPSPAVQHRTHHEGSCEPHPSSINAPTTAGDGPNVEIVANGASASNGYNYVSTAGGNGSISGSLDIEGAATLHQHPLHHYILPTEQHRLQQSGGDTDSDVLPTTHHHSHLTPQQQVGQVAVAANIECAQLQSNYERDWALDDVVSQISSFRPCPQGSGSMTPFHDSIHNVLEHSENSSRGSVNDVCGGSRQDLSTGGISTDTGREHALQLSSFSGSGDQKAPSISSGVSNAVANGLGGFAYKPHTKRYSNSSIFVENRDILNDSMGLSMESSVDYPATESYRHANTLTPPSAADVEAESEQLDKFLTKDLRRYSDTKLVIGPDTEPMLGAEVNDVLLPSAVPIEPTYPVRTTVPAGGNKRVRQLLKQHSANATDTILDMELPTSPLSPPAAYAVNVSMPTTRQTQAALRRSLHTVDELGACENAQDLLRSRAIPSTAAATSMGASRRQSTSKPMFKSLPNLSGSCENLLRK, translated from the exons ATTTGGATCGGGCAGTAGTCAGGCCTCTCAGAGCAGCGGCGATATTTGTCGTATCTGCCATTGTGAGAGCGATCCACAGAATCCCCTTTTGACGCCCTGCTATTGTGCGGGTAGCTTAAAATACGTCCATCAAGCGTGTCTCCAGCAATGGCTAACGGCATCCGAAACGAATGCATGCGAATTATGCAAATTTCCATTTATAATGCACACAAAAATCAAACCATTCAATGAG TGGCGCAGTCTTGACATTTCTGGCATCGAGCGAAGACGTCTCTGTTGTTCGGTATTATTTCATTGCGCTGCCGCTTTATGCGTTATATGGTCGCTTTGTGTGCTAATCGAACGTGCAGCGGATGATGTGAAGCGTGGACTGATTG ATTGGCCCTTCTGGACGAAACTGGCCGTGGTAACAGTGGGACTCACAGGTGGCGTGGTCTTCATGTATATCCAATGCAAAGCTTATTTGCATCTATGCCATCGTTGGAAGGCCAGAAACAG AATACTGCTCATACAAAATGCGCCTGAGAAAGTGCACGCCATGTCGCCACCATCACCCGCTGTCCAACATCGCACGCATCACGAGGGTTCCTGTGAGCCGCATCCCTCCAGCATTAATGCGCCCACCACCGCAGGTGATGGTCCGAATGTTGAAATCGTTGCCAATGGCGCTTCGGCCTCGAATGGTTATAACTATGTCTCCACTGCTGGTGGCAATGGCAGTATTTCCGGCAGTTTGGATATAGAAGGTGCAGCAACACTACACCAACACCCACTGCATCATTATATTCTTCCAACCGAACAGCATCGTTTGCAACAGAGCGGTGGCGACACCGATTCGGATGTTTTGCCGACCACACATCACCATAGTCATTTGACGCCGCAACAGCAGGTGGGACAAGTCGCTGTGGCGGCAAATATTGAATGTGCACAATTGCAAAGCAATTACGAACGTGATTGGGCACTGGACGATGTGGTTTCACAGATCTCATCATTCCGTCCTTGTCCACAAGGTTCGGGTAGCATGACACCATTTCACGATTCAATACACAATGTACTCGAGCATTCGGAGAATTCGAGTCGCGGTTCGGTCAATGATGTTTGCGGCGGTTCACGTCAAGATCTCAGCACTGGCGGCATTTCAACGGATACGGGACGTGAGCATGCACTGCAATTGAGTAGTTTTAGTG GTAGTGGCGATCAAAAAGCACCCTCCATCAGTTCAGGTGTTTCCAATGCGGTGGCCAATGGTTTAGGCGGATTCGCCTACAAGCCACACACCAAACGTTATTCAAACTCCTCGATATTCGTAGAGAACCGCGACATACTCAACGACTCGATGGGTTTGAGCATGGAATCATCGGTGGATTATCCCGCCACAGAGAGTTATCGACATGCGAACACATTAACGCCGCCCAGTGCAGCGGATGTCGAGGCTGAGAGTGAACAGCTGGATAAATTTCTAACGAAAGACTTACGTCGCTATTCGGACACAAAACTGGTGATCGGACCGGACACCGAACCGATGTTGGGCGCTGAAGTAAATGACGTCTTACTGCCATCAGCAGTGCCCATAGAACCGACGTACCCGGTAAGAACCACAGTACCGGCAGGTGGCAATAAACGTGTGCGTCAACTGTTAAAACAACATTCGGCCAATGCGACCGATACAATACTGGATATGGAGCTGCCCACGTCACCGTTGTCGCCACCCGCCGCCTATGCGGTGAATGTAAGCATGCCAACGACGCGTCAGACACAAGCAGCCTTGCGGCGTTCATTGCACACAGTCGATGAGTTGGGTGCGTGCGAAAATGCACAGGATTTGCTGCGAAGTAGAGCCATACCCAGCACGGCTGCAGCGACGAGTATGGGCGCGTCAAGACGACAGTCGACGTCGAAACCAATGTTTAAATCGTTGCCAAATTTGAGTGGCAGTTGTGAGAATCTGCTTAGAAAATGA
- the LOC105220852 gene encoding heat shock protein 23, with protein MSSLPLILSLADDMSRLTPFYEPVFYTHWPAVTTTPSGRLRKFEKDLPLATVGKDGFQASMDVQQFKPSELSVKVVDDHIVVEGKHEEREDDHGYISRHFVRRYALPKGFQADKVVSTLSSDGVLTVHAPKPAIEDKSNERVIQIQQTGPAHLNVKENPKEITKEEKPKA; from the coding sequence atgtcGTCTCTACCATTGATCCTGAGTTTGGCTGATGACATGAGCCGCTTGACACCATTCTACGAACCGGTGTTTTACACTCACTGGCCCGCCGTCACAACTACACCCAGCGGCCGTTTGCGCAAATTTGAGAAAGATCTACCGCTAGCCACTGTGGGTAAGGATGGCTTCCAGGCTAGCATGGATGTGCAGCAGTTCAAGCCGAGTGAATTGAGTGTCAAGGTGGTCGATGATCACATCGTGGTCGAGGGTAAACACGAGGAGCGTGAAGATGACCATGGTTATATCTCAAGACACTTTGTGAGACGCTACGCTTTGCCAAAGGGATTCCAGGCTGATAAAGTGGTCTCCACATTGTCTTCAGATGGTGTCTTAACTGTACATGCGCCAAAGCCGGCCATCGAGGATAAGTCCAATGAGCGTGTgatacaaattcaacaaactgGACCAGCTCACTTAAATGTGAAAGAGAATCCCAAAGAAATTACCAAAGAAGAGAAGCCTAAAGCTTAA
- the LOC105220854 gene encoding heat shock protein 27 — protein sequence MAIVPLLANLARELDTEYRDLEHSWDDDFGFGIHPMEIFRPVRHGHSLMLHPRRRHYPYDRSQVLARRAARLGKETGDCTSLIPTVGKDGFQVCMDVSQFKPNELTVKTVDKTVIVEGKHEEREDDHGMIQRHFIRKYTLPKDYDPKDVVSTISSDGVLTVKAPPPPSKAIKANERIVQIQQTGPAHLSVKAPEEASSDGKAKENCDKKSAK from the coding sequence atggCAATTGTTCCACTACTAGCAAACCTGGCACGTGAACTCGACACCGAGTATAGAGATTTGGAACACTCTTGGGATGATGATTTCGGCTTCGGTATACATCCAATGGAGATTTTCCGTCCGGTGCGTCATGGCCATTCGTTGATGCTACATCCGCGACGTCGCCATTATCCATACGATCGTTCACAAGTGTTGGCACGTCGTGCCGCACGTTTGGGCAAGGAGACGGGTGATTGTACATCGTTAATACCCACAGTCGGCAAAGATGGCTTCCAGGTGTGCATGGATGTGTCGCAGTTTAAGCCCAACGAGTTGACCGTTAAAACTGTAGACAAGACGGTGATTGTGGAGGGTAAACATGAGGAACGTGAAGATGATCATGGCATGATACAACGCCATTTCATACGCAAATACACACTGCCAAAAGATTACGATCCAAAAGATGTGGTGTCTACAATTTCATCGGATGGTGTACTCACTGTGAaggcaccaccaccaccaagcAAGGCTATTAAAGCGAATGAACGCATCGTACAGATACAACAGACCGGGCCGGCCCATTTGAGCGTAAAAGCACCGGAGGAAGCCAGCAGCGATGGCAAGGCGAAAGAGAATTGCGATAAGAAGTCTGCAAAATGA